Proteins encoded in a region of the Bacillus sp. T3 genome:
- a CDS encoding CBO0543 family protein has protein sequence MQVKVVPVATINFSFRLSFLPVIVMLLLQYKPNIHPAIKALTFGGFGAYIGLPILSMIDLYKKVDWAYTYSFIILTIFYLIAHWFCHLSSFNKVNQTGT, from the coding sequence ATCCAGGTAAAGGTAGTACCAGTCGCTACAATAAACTTCTCGTTTCGACTTTCATTTCTACCAGTTATCGTTATGCTGCTGTTACAATATAAACCTAATATTCATCCAGCCATAAAGGCACTTACTTTTGGTGGGTTTGGTGCTTATATAGGTCTGCCAATCCTGTCGATGATTGATTTGTATAAAAAGGTGGATTGGGCCTATACGTATTCTTTTATTATCCTAACGATCTTTTACCTTATTGCACATTGGTTTTGTCATTTAAGTTCATTTAATAAAGTTAATCAAACTGGAACCTGA
- a CDS encoding DUF445 domain-containing protein encodes MSITKGKESRKIARYSLLVMSVGFIATIPFQGNVWIDLLQGGFEAGLVGGLADWFAVTALFRHPLGIPIPHTALLPKNRERMTNALVTTVKKDWLSKESIQAKIKQVEFTNLFISKIEKELYTDAFRKGLVKLIKKMIGYIDVEKLTPVVKEQLVATAGKIDMGNILQVFSDHLLKEKFDERVLDHALNKAENWLRSDETSYRLGAVSMNMLNKIEVDGILQFALNSIRNLLSEEKLGSIVKKLLLNGVHSLQDERDQNREALLVYIRNELQDINANKELLDGIENWKNQFIANWKPDHAITKTLSQFQQSTLELIEEESFIDTYLIPFVKHVLENIKEQNKKVDHWIQNQIYILVENNHEQIGHLVQENLDKLDTETLIDMMENNIGKDLQWIRVNGAVCGFIIGIILTGIQAIASLF; translated from the coding sequence ATGTCTATCACAAAAGGAAAAGAATCAAGAAAAATAGCGAGATATTCATTATTAGTAATGAGTGTCGGATTTATTGCCACAATTCCTTTTCAAGGAAACGTTTGGATTGATTTATTACAAGGTGGCTTCGAGGCTGGCTTGGTCGGTGGCTTAGCTGACTGGTTTGCGGTTACTGCATTATTCCGTCATCCACTTGGAATTCCTATTCCACACACAGCGCTCCTGCCAAAAAATCGAGAAAGAATGACCAATGCACTTGTGACAACGGTGAAAAAGGATTGGCTCTCAAAAGAAAGCATTCAAGCAAAAATAAAACAGGTTGAGTTTACTAATTTGTTTATTTCTAAAATTGAAAAGGAATTATACACGGACGCTTTTCGGAAGGGTCTTGTCAAGCTTATCAAAAAAATGATCGGGTATATCGACGTTGAAAAATTAACACCGGTTGTGAAAGAGCAGCTAGTCGCAACAGCCGGAAAAATCGATATGGGTAATATACTTCAGGTTTTCAGTGATCATTTGCTTAAGGAAAAATTTGATGAGCGTGTATTAGACCATGCGCTTAACAAGGCGGAGAATTGGTTACGAAGTGACGAAACTAGTTATCGGCTTGGGGCAGTCTCAATGAATATGTTAAATAAAATTGAAGTTGATGGTATTCTTCAGTTTGCGCTAAATTCGATTCGAAATCTTCTTAGTGAAGAAAAATTAGGTAGTATTGTGAAAAAATTATTGTTGAATGGCGTTCACAGCTTGCAGGATGAACGAGATCAGAATCGGGAGGCATTACTGGTTTATATTAGAAACGAACTCCAAGACATTAATGCCAATAAAGAATTGCTCGATGGAATTGAGAATTGGAAAAATCAATTTATAGCAAACTGGAAGCCGGATCACGCGATCACAAAAACACTCTCGCAATTCCAACAAAGTACACTCGAGCTTATTGAAGAAGAATCGTTTATCGATACGTATTTAATCCCATTCGTTAAACATGTACTAGAAAATATTAAAGAGCAAAACAAAAAAGTTGATCATTGGATTCAAAACCAAATTTACATCCTTGTTGAAAATAATCATGAACAAATCGGCCATCTTGTCCAAGAAAACTTAGATAAACTAGATACTGAAACACTTATCGATATGATGGAAAACAACATCGGCAAAGATCTTCAATGGATTCGCGTAAACGGTGCAGTATGCGGCTTTATCATCGGAATCATCCTTACTGGAATCCAAGCAATAGCAAGCTTATTTTAG
- a CDS encoding OsmC family protein — MEIKVKWTGNMAFTGENPSGHVVKMDASGKMGGEDTGARPTELLLNAVAGCTGIDIISILKKMRLDPTSFNIEVKGNRAQDHPKRFTTIHIHYALEGNLPEDKVIRAVTLSKDKYCSVAHSLNAQIIASYSINGVAGSKNV, encoded by the coding sequence ATGGAGATTAAGGTGAAATGGACTGGAAATATGGCGTTTACTGGAGAAAATCCATCTGGCCATGTTGTGAAAATGGATGCATCTGGAAAAATGGGTGGTGAAGATACTGGAGCTCGACCAACAGAGCTACTGTTAAATGCTGTAGCAGGCTGCACAGGTATTGACATTATTTCGATTTTGAAAAAAATGAGGCTGGATCCGACTTCTTTTAATATCGAAGTCAAGGGCAACAGAGCACAAGACCATCCGAAAAGATTTACAACCATTCATATTCATTATGCACTTGAAGGAAATCTCCCTGAAGATAAGGTGATAAGAGCGGTAACGTTATCTAAAGATAAATATTGTTCAGTAGCTCATTCATTAAATGCCCAAATTATAGCAAGCTACTCCATTAATGGAGTGGCAGGCAGTAAGAATGTTTAA
- a CDS encoding DeoR/GlpR family DNA-binding transcription regulator, whose product MFQEERLALILEYLQKNNRISVEQICTLFHVSRDTARRDLVRLEEDKTIVRTRGGAILPTVHHEIKDYSNRLHIVSEEKRTIGQIAASLITSGDRVILDASTTVQSCAEQLGPIDCTIITNSINLAEVLSSNPSVTIQLLGGTLHKEHRFLYGSSVVEKLSEYIADKAFIGVVGVSEHGLTLAHEEDGMVKRKMIKQAKQVIVLADHTKLGKTEYFRFANLADIDLLITDQTPQQQFLDLLKEHKVELLTTDNPGQRVSLTDDDMVVGIIFITLLA is encoded by the coding sequence TTGTTTCAGGAGGAGCGATTAGCATTAATTTTAGAATATCTTCAAAAAAATAACCGGATTTCGGTCGAACAAATTTGCACCCTTTTTCATGTATCCCGGGATACTGCTAGACGTGACCTCGTCAGGCTTGAAGAAGATAAAACCATAGTGCGTACTCGAGGCGGTGCGATTTTACCCACGGTCCATCATGAAATTAAGGATTACAGTAACCGACTTCACATTGTTTCCGAGGAAAAAAGAACAATTGGACAAATTGCCGCTTCTCTCATTACATCAGGTGACAGAGTCATTTTGGATGCGTCAACGACTGTGCAATCGTGTGCAGAACAGCTAGGACCTATTGATTGCACTATTATAACAAATTCAATTAATCTAGCCGAAGTGCTCTCGAGCAACCCAAGTGTTACGATTCAATTGTTAGGAGGAACTCTTCACAAAGAGCATCGTTTTTTATATGGATCTTCCGTAGTTGAAAAATTATCTGAATATATTGCCGACAAAGCCTTTATCGGAGTGGTAGGAGTATCTGAACACGGCTTAACGCTCGCACATGAAGAGGATGGCATGGTAAAACGGAAAATGATTAAACAAGCAAAACAAGTAATTGTCCTTGCCGACCATACTAAACTTGGGAAAACTGAATATTTCCGTTTTGCTAATCTTGCTGATATCGATCTTTTAATTACCGATCAAACACCTCAGCAGCAGTTTTTAGATTTGTTGAAAGAACACAAAGTCGAATTATTAACTACAGATAATCCTGGACAAAGAGTGTCTTTAACAGATGATGATATGGTTGTAGGTATTATTTTCATTACGTTATTGGCGTGA
- a CDS encoding ammonium transporter, with protein sequence MDTVWVVLTAAMILLMEGGFALLEAGFVRAKNSVNIIMKVFADITIGTLCYFAIGFGLMYGSDKLGLFGSNGFFIKGNLSHIDLTISLDTFWLFQGAFVIAVISIVSGAVAERVSFRAYLLYAILMTSFIYPIAGHWVWGGGWLGDLGMQDFAGSAVIHALGGFAALAAAILIGPRKGKFSDIGTSSIALPSNLPLASVGAFLLWFGWFGFNAGSTLAATDVRIGHIAIVTMLSAASGGAATMFYTLFRYGRSDAPSVINGSLAGLVGITAGCAFVSDVLAILIGAVAGVLMMTATNWLEARQIDDPVGAFPVHAVSGVWGTIAVGLFASDGGLFTEGSWHLLAVQVIGLVVLCAWGFALTWLSLKLINIWVPIRSTEEEEEVGLDISYHGIMATHASPEFIELKEPLIHSLNDDDHV encoded by the coding sequence ATGGATACCGTTTGGGTTGTATTAACTGCTGCGATGATTTTATTGATGGAGGGAGGGTTCGCCCTTCTTGAAGCGGGTTTTGTTCGCGCTAAAAATAGTGTGAATATCATCATGAAGGTTTTTGCAGATATTACGATTGGGACACTATGTTATTTTGCAATCGGATTTGGACTAATGTACGGTTCGGACAAACTAGGTCTATTCGGTTCAAATGGTTTCTTTATTAAAGGGAATCTATCGCATATTGACCTTACCATTTCACTAGATACATTTTGGTTGTTTCAAGGTGCTTTTGTTATAGCTGTAATATCGATTGTTTCTGGAGCAGTGGCGGAACGGGTCAGTTTTCGTGCATATTTGCTCTATGCTATCCTAATGACTTCCTTCATTTATCCCATTGCTGGCCATTGGGTTTGGGGGGGCGGATGGTTAGGTGATTTAGGGATGCAGGACTTTGCTGGATCAGCTGTTATTCATGCTTTGGGTGGCTTTGCTGCATTAGCGGCTGCTATTCTAATTGGACCGAGAAAAGGGAAATTTTCTGATATTGGGACGAGTTCGATTGCATTACCGAGCAATCTGCCGCTGGCATCTGTGGGAGCATTTTTATTATGGTTTGGTTGGTTTGGTTTCAATGCAGGTAGTACACTTGCTGCAACCGACGTACGGATTGGCCATATTGCCATCGTAACCATGCTATCTGCGGCATCAGGTGGTGCGGCAACAATGTTTTATACACTTTTTCGTTATGGACGATCCGATGCCCCATCTGTTATCAATGGTTCGCTCGCTGGTTTAGTTGGGATAACTGCAGGTTGTGCTTTTGTAAGCGATGTGCTTGCGATTTTAATCGGAGCTGTGGCTGGTGTATTAATGATGACCGCAACAAACTGGTTAGAAGCTAGACAAATAGATGATCCAGTAGGTGCTTTCCCTGTTCACGCAGTGTCTGGAGTATGGGGGACAATAGCGGTAGGACTTTTCGCAAGTGATGGCGGCCTTTTTACAGAAGGAAGCTGGCATTTACTAGCTGTTCAGGTAATAGGTTTAGTTGTTTTATGTGCTTGGGGTTTTGCCTTAACATGGCTGAGCCTAAAATTAATTAATATTTGGGTTCCGATTCGCTCAACCGAGGAAGAAGAGGAAGTGGGACTGGATATTAGTTACCATGGAATCATGGCAACCCATGCATCACCAGAATTCATTGAGTTAAAAGAACCGCTGATACATTCACTAAACGATGATGATCATGTTTAA
- a CDS encoding DoxX family protein, producing MLDFGLLLIRLVIGVLFIGHGAQKLFGWFGGYGLKGTGGWFESIGMKPGVTVALFAGLSELIGGLLLALGLLTPLAGLIIAGTMVIAIVKVHGSNGLWSTSNGYEYNLTLLAVAIGLALIGPGQYALDAFLF from the coding sequence ATGTTAGATTTTGGTTTATTATTGATTCGTTTAGTAATTGGTGTATTATTCATTGGTCATGGTGCTCAAAAATTATTTGGCTGGTTTGGGGGATACGGATTGAAGGGTACTGGAGGCTGGTTTGAATCAATCGGTATGAAACCAGGTGTAACAGTTGCTCTATTCGCTGGTTTATCAGAACTTATTGGTGGATTATTATTAGCTTTAGGACTTTTAACTCCACTTGCCGGACTTATTATTGCAGGAACGATGGTAATAGCGATAGTTAAGGTTCATGGTTCTAATGGATTATGGTCCACATCAAATGGATACGAATATAACTTAACCTTATTAGCAGTAGCAATCGGACTTGCCTTAATTGGTCCGGGTCAATATGCATTAGATGCATTTTTATTCTAA
- a CDS encoding PfkB family carbohydrate kinase, producing MRISRSGLPSYYLCKLGLDENSDFAEKELKKEQVNINFCVHTPQKKACCVYVHLNEVGDRYFHAYINETPDEWLTSSELHEDPFQAGKIFYFGSGTLFHSTAKSTTEQALNYARKYKNIVAFDTNIRLKRWDSEENCRDTILTYIRKADIVKMAEDELLFLTEAKTINEGLMQLKKWDIPFLFITRGSDGAEVLHGGKTITVPGLKVNSIDTTGAGDAFLSTILYCFHEKGIPQNDHQLKEYLEIANEVGAKSTTKLGSL from the coding sequence GTGAGGATTAGCCGCAGCGGGCTACCTTCCTATTATCTTTGTAAGTTAGGATTGGATGAAAATAGTGATTTCGCAGAAAAAGAACTAAAAAAAGAACAGGTTAATATAAATTTTTGTGTTCACACCCCTCAAAAGAAGGCTTGTTGTGTATATGTACATCTTAATGAGGTTGGTGACAGATATTTTCACGCGTACATAAACGAAACGCCTGACGAATGGCTAACTTCATCCGAATTGCATGAGGATCCATTTCAAGCAGGAAAAATTTTTTATTTCGGCTCGGGTACATTGTTTCATTCCACTGCGAAAAGTACAACTGAACAAGCGTTAAACTATGCTAGAAAATATAAAAACATCGTTGCTTTCGATACAAATATTCGTCTGAAACGCTGGGATAGCGAAGAAAATTGCCGTGATACGATATTAACTTATATTAGGAAAGCAGATATCGTAAAGATGGCGGAAGATGAATTATTATTTTTAACAGAAGCAAAAACAATAAACGAAGGCTTAATGCAACTGAAGAAATGGGACATTCCTTTTCTTTTCATAACACGCGGCAGCGATGGTGCGGAAGTCCTTCATGGTGGTAAAACAATAACAGTTCCTGGTCTCAAAGTGAATTCAATCGATACAACTGGAGCGGGGGATGCATTCTTATCTACTATCTTGTACTGTTTTCACGAAAAAGGAATCCCACAAAACGATCATCAATTGAAAGAATATCTCGAAATCGCCAACGAAGTAGGGGCAAAATCAACAACTAAACTTGGTTCACTATAG
- a CDS encoding MurR/RpiR family transcriptional regulator — translation MFSTDVIASFNELEASIYNYVSQNGEKVAYMRIRELADETHVSTATILRFCRKLNCEGFSEFKVKLKMYLEKNKKTVIKNPQHSIVEFFERTLKGDIEEIIKEAANLIHHADHVIFIGIGSSGILAEYGARYFSSLGKFSLYIKDPLFPIHSKIRHNSVAIALSVTGENNFTVTHLHQLKQEGSKIISITNNKLSTIAKISEINIPYYVSEEFIEEANITTQVPVVYILESLAREIYRLNQ, via the coding sequence ATGTTCTCAACCGATGTTATAGCTTCCTTTAATGAGTTAGAAGCTTCTATATACAACTATGTTTCACAAAATGGAGAAAAAGTTGCGTATATGCGGATTCGCGAACTTGCGGATGAAACTCATGTCTCAACCGCAACCATCTTACGTTTTTGTAGAAAACTTAATTGTGAGGGATTTTCCGAGTTTAAAGTAAAACTGAAAATGTATTTAGAAAAAAATAAGAAAACCGTGATTAAAAATCCCCAGCATTCAATTGTTGAGTTTTTTGAGAGGACGTTAAAAGGAGATATAGAAGAAATTATTAAGGAAGCAGCCAACCTCATTCATCATGCCGATCATGTTATTTTTATCGGAATCGGCAGCTCTGGCATTTTAGCAGAATATGGTGCCCGCTATTTCTCAAGTTTAGGTAAGTTCTCCTTATATATTAAAGACCCGCTTTTCCCGATTCACTCTAAGATTCGCCATAACAGTGTAGCCATTGCCCTGTCTGTCACTGGAGAAAATAATTTTACCGTCACTCACCTTCATCAGCTTAAACAAGAAGGTAGCAAAATTATAAGCATTACAAACAATAAGCTTTCCACCATTGCCAAAATCTCGGAAATCAACATTCCCTATTATGTATCAGAGGAATTTATTGAAGAAGCTAATATTACTACTCAAGTACCAGTGGTTTACATATTGGAGAGCTTGGCTCGTGAAATATATCGGCTAAATCAGTAA
- a CDS encoding cell wall hydrolase: MKKTNFKKFIVACVATFTFIGVHNNKVEASAEDQVINKGQHTDQTTVEETSQASTDTTDWINIEEMLQKENNPFVVAIESLIPITTNSEYKLLNGTNQGAQTREIEANTLVKEPVKPAVTISEAEQDLFARLVEAEAKGEPYEGKLAVATVVLNRVDSPEFPNSITDVIYEVVGKSYAFSPVQNGEINKPASDEAKQAVNEALTRKDRVNDSIYFYNPEIATDEWIRSRPVDTTIGNHTFAK; encoded by the coding sequence ATGAAAAAAACGAATTTCAAAAAATTCATCGTAGCTTGTGTAGCTACATTTACATTTATTGGAGTTCATAACAATAAGGTCGAGGCAAGCGCCGAAGATCAAGTTATAAATAAAGGACAGCATACTGATCAAACAACGGTGGAAGAAACTTCACAAGCAAGTACTGATACTACCGATTGGATTAATATTGAAGAAATGCTGCAAAAGGAAAATAACCCCTTTGTCGTAGCCATTGAATCATTAATCCCCATTACGACAAATTCAGAATATAAATTATTAAATGGTACTAATCAAGGAGCACAAACACGAGAAATTGAAGCTAATACACTTGTAAAAGAACCCGTGAAGCCCGCTGTTACCATTTCAGAAGCGGAACAAGATTTATTTGCCCGCTTGGTTGAGGCTGAAGCCAAGGGTGAGCCGTATGAAGGAAAATTAGCAGTTGCAACAGTTGTATTGAATCGAGTTGATTCACCTGAGTTTCCAAATAGTATTACAGATGTCATTTATGAGGTAGTTGGCAAAAGCTATGCCTTTTCACCTGTACAGAATGGCGAAATTAATAAACCAGCATCCGATGAGGCTAAACAAGCCGTAAATGAGGCACTTACTAGAAAAGATCGTGTAAATGATAGTATATATTTTTATAATCCAGAAATAGCTACAGACGAATGGATTCGTTCACGCCCAGTTGATACTACAATTGGGAACCATACTTTTGCAAAATAA
- a CDS encoding MFS transporter: MEMIKSTAQSKSLYLYILITGIVLVAFNLRPAITSIGPLVGLIQNDLQLVHWSVGFLTSLPLIAFAVVSPLVPKLANALSNERALLIGLLSLLFGIIIRFAEIKFFLFAGTLFVGVGIAICNVLLPVIVKEKFPTKVGLMTSVYSTSLGLMASVASGVSIPLASGLNLGWKNSLIIWGIPVVVAIVVWIYLDKFNNGSHGKVKTVQSSQIWRSLLAWQIAFFLGLQSFSFYVTIAWLPEILINRGISMASAGWLLSLAQLIGLPFSFVVPIIAGRFRSQQWLVVALGFCSVIGFAGLLWSHSNLMMILSIMSLGIGLGGCFPLALTLLGLRARNARQAAELSGMTQSIGYILAAVGPLVIGYLYDMTDDWTIPLVSMLVVTILMILFGVFAGRDKYVY; encoded by the coding sequence ATGGAAATGATAAAATCAACTGCACAATCTAAATCATTATATCTATATATTCTAATTACAGGTATTGTCCTTGTGGCATTTAATTTACGCCCAGCTATTACTTCAATTGGGCCATTAGTAGGGCTAATTCAGAATGATTTACAGCTCGTTCATTGGAGTGTTGGTTTTTTAACGAGCCTTCCTTTAATTGCATTTGCAGTTGTGTCTCCACTTGTTCCAAAGTTAGCAAATGCCCTGTCAAATGAGCGGGCGTTACTAATTGGCTTACTAAGCCTTTTATTTGGGATAATCATTAGGTTCGCAGAAATAAAGTTTTTCCTCTTTGCTGGGACTTTATTTGTTGGGGTTGGGATTGCGATATGTAATGTTCTCTTGCCAGTCATTGTAAAGGAAAAATTCCCAACCAAGGTGGGTCTGATGACAAGTGTGTATTCAACCTCATTGGGGTTGATGGCCTCGGTGGCTTCTGGAGTAAGTATTCCCTTAGCAAGTGGGTTAAATCTCGGCTGGAAAAATTCGTTAATTATTTGGGGTATTCCTGTCGTTGTGGCGATCGTTGTCTGGATTTATCTTGATAAATTTAATAATGGTAGTCACGGTAAGGTGAAAACAGTTCAATCGAGCCAAATTTGGCGCTCGTTGCTGGCATGGCAAATTGCGTTTTTCTTAGGTTTACAATCCTTTTCGTTTTATGTCACGATTGCATGGTTACCAGAAATACTAATTAATAGAGGAATCAGTATGGCGAGTGCTGGCTGGCTGCTTTCGTTAGCACAGCTAATTGGTTTACCCTTTAGTTTTGTAGTTCCCATTATCGCAGGGCGCTTCCGTTCTCAACAATGGCTGGTTGTTGCGCTTGGTTTTTGCTCTGTCATTGGGTTTGCCGGATTATTATGGAGCCATTCCAATTTAATGATGATTTTGAGCATCATGTCTTTAGGAATCGGTTTGGGTGGCTGTTTTCCATTGGCATTAACTCTTTTAGGACTTCGCGCAAGGAATGCACGCCAGGCTGCAGAATTATCTGGTATGACACAATCAATCGGATATATACTAGCAGCAGTCGGCCCCTTGGTGATCGGATATTTATATGATATGACTGATGATTGGACCATTCCTTTAGTTTCGATGTTAGTTGTTACAATACTAATGATTCTATTTGGAGTGTTCGCAGGTCGAGATAAGTATGTTTACTAG
- a CDS encoding MFS transporter codes for METTNKNKGYFMMAVLWLAYVTFAMNWVAGSSLTPQITETFFGGPVNPVISQLVNYSITTARVFANILAAVILMKLGPKKAAGTAIGLLMMGLVAIYLPNYWAYTVARMVMAVGGSMVIVYMNPVVANYVTNPKEKLRINAANTVAYNVGAFIVAVLFTLFAQQMVANWRLTLTVFASLTILFFVGWLLKAENFETTSSNDGQMEEYGYKDALKDPFLWRYGLAFASFLTLYVLSLVSFKAIFDQYTLLNGSITNLLISGFGILGTFVGIRIGNEGIRRKPTLVLSGVAMVGAFAIALFFAKTHPLLAYSFIAISGFAMFIQYPIFLNLPHELKGMTPQRLTIMFGLFWALAYAGQTIATITWSFILGSSGYVPAMIFFISVSSLYIFLVATFPETRPMEKTMKAGMRKSSFGIKLHPLEK; via the coding sequence ATGGAAACAACAAACAAAAACAAAGGGTATTTTATGATGGCGGTGCTATGGCTAGCGTATGTAACGTTTGCGATGAACTGGGTCGCTGGATCGTCTTTAACACCGCAAATCACGGAAACATTTTTTGGTGGGCCAGTAAATCCTGTTATTTCACAATTAGTTAATTATTCTATTACAACAGCTCGTGTTTTTGCTAATATTTTAGCGGCAGTAATCTTAATGAAACTGGGACCGAAAAAAGCAGCGGGTACAGCAATTGGTTTACTAATGATGGGGCTTGTGGCTATATATCTACCTAATTATTGGGCATACACAGTTGCGAGAATGGTTATGGCTGTTGGTGGCTCAATGGTCATAGTGTATATGAATCCAGTCGTTGCTAACTATGTAACAAACCCAAAAGAAAAGCTGCGTATTAATGCAGCAAACACTGTAGCTTATAATGTTGGAGCTTTTATTGTGGCGGTATTATTTACGTTATTTGCACAGCAAATGGTGGCGAATTGGCGTTTAACCCTAACCGTATTTGCTTCATTAACAATCTTGTTTTTTGTAGGCTGGCTGTTGAAAGCAGAGAATTTTGAAACAACATCAAGTAATGACGGACAAATGGAGGAATATGGTTATAAAGACGCACTAAAGGATCCATTTTTATGGCGTTATGGTTTGGCGTTTGCTTCCTTTTTAACTCTTTATGTATTGTCACTTGTAAGCTTTAAAGCGATTTTTGATCAATATACGTTACTAAACGGCTCAATCACAAACTTATTAATTTCTGGCTTTGGAATTTTAGGAACATTTGTTGGGATTCGAATCGGTAATGAAGGGATTCGTCGCAAGCCAACACTAGTCCTTTCAGGAGTTGCGATGGTTGGAGCATTTGCAATCGCGTTATTTTTTGCCAAAACTCATCCGCTTCTAGCTTATTCGTTTATTGCGATTTCTGGCTTTGCGATGTTTATCCAATACCCAATCTTTTTAAATCTCCCGCATGAATTAAAAGGGATGACACCACAAAGATTGACGATTATGTTCGGATTATTTTGGGCATTAGCATATGCAGGACAAACCATTGCTACTATTACATGGAGCTTTATTTTAGGCTCATCAGGCTATGTGCCAGCGATGATATTTTTTATTTCCGTTTCAAGCTTGTACATTTTCTTAGTGGCAACATTCCCGGAAACAAGACCAATGGAAAAAACAATGAAAGCCGGAATGCGAAAATCATCCTTCGGTATTAAATTACACCCTTTAGAAAAATAA
- a CDS encoding HD-GYP domain-containing protein, which produces MFTRLLQHPIHFRYAFYALMLFSIVINGFVFENENNFYILYIFSSLFLGIGFYSMANWAITILTVLLVLCRFFLIPEPSHSFITFITYLMTYLLMTFISVGLMRNAQKIKEEQLSLTTALSKALDSRDAYTSFHSVNTSKYAVEIAQKMKLHEDMIDSIRIGALLHDIGKIGIPEDILTKPGKLTKEEFNIIKNHPEVGHEMIKHVTSLKEKGILDIVLYHHERFDGKGYPLGLKGNEIPLPARIVALADAFDAMTSTRVYRDPLPIDYVLNEIFCNKGTQFDPEVADIFLSQFPDFSGSFQEKVS; this is translated from the coding sequence ATGTTTACTAGGTTGCTTCAACACCCCATTCATTTTCGATATGCCTTTTACGCCCTTATGCTTTTTAGTATTGTTATAAATGGATTTGTCTTTGAAAATGAAAACAACTTTTATATTCTCTATATTTTTTCCTCTCTATTTCTTGGTATTGGTTTTTATTCGATGGCGAATTGGGCTATCACAATCCTTACTGTTCTCTTAGTATTATGTCGATTTTTCCTCATACCTGAACCTTCACATAGCTTCATTACCTTTATCACCTATTTAATGACTTATTTATTAATGACTTTTATTTCAGTTGGCTTAATGCGAAATGCACAGAAAATTAAAGAAGAGCAATTATCACTTACTACAGCCCTCTCAAAAGCACTGGACTCACGTGATGCATATACATCATTCCATTCTGTCAACACCTCAAAGTATGCTGTTGAAATTGCCCAAAAGATGAAGTTGCATGAGGATATGATTGATTCAATTCGAATTGGAGCATTACTACATGATATTGGAAAAATTGGGATACCTGAGGATATATTGACCAAGCCTGGTAAATTAACAAAAGAAGAATTTAATATTATTAAAAATCACCCTGAAGTTGGACACGAAATGATAAAACATGTTACAAGCTTAAAGGAAAAAGGAATTTTGGATATCGTTTTATATCATCATGAACGATTTGATGGAAAAGGATATCCATTGGGGCTAAAAGGAAACGAAATCCCATTACCTGCACGAATCGTAGCTTTAGCTGATGCATTTGATGCAATGACTAGTACACGAGTCTATAGAGATCCCCTACCAATTGACTATGTTCTTAATGAAATTTTTTGTAACAAAGGAACGCAATTTGATCCCGAGGTCGCGGATATTTTTTTAAGCCAATTTCCTGACTTTTCTGGTTCTTTCCAGGAGAAAGTATCTTGA